One part of the Cyprinus carpio isolate SPL01 chromosome A25, ASM1834038v1, whole genome shotgun sequence genome encodes these proteins:
- the LOC109106435 gene encoding putative interleukin-17 receptor E-like isoform X4 — MLSNVLACEGRKCSLQLKIAASVNVTGDIRGVSVCADSAGMIGHCQIYTFGNVGKGKATGKQVDVQFKCVPVRPGQLVFVTLKTIPNYCKAMWTQRHLVPECSHEGIKDEITECITGKLAYAVDKARNMLTVKVTDAPENTDYNLRLCHKRNVICTGEGAQRTIKPQYLESSITLHYSKPLPCLCIEGWPARVDARRVQVCPFKNNLEELWSGITYDLNKEELIWEPLCPVKVSVSLCHADGGKSCQDLGNVFHSEGQKAIFSSVDPHPMLCTKFTTEVGTWIKCPFAKGNFSVWTAKVTSKDGQQWAEISTWVKASFSISVCEMNPSPQCKQIEGNKFQSFSVDKMKHTDFNLSKSACEVCVCIKVQRVDVRFSVPVLQCDLQCCKYICKGDKIAAEATFEIVAC, encoded by the exons ATGTTGTCTAATGTGTTAGCGTGTGAGGGGAGGAAATGTTCACTCCAGCTCAAAATCGCAGCATCAGTGAATGTTACTG GTGATATTCGTGGAGTTTCAGTGTGTGCCGACTCTGCAGGGATGATAGGACATTGCCAGATTTATACCTTTGGCAATGTTGGCAAAGGAAAAGCCACAGGAAAACAG GTTGATGTGCAGTTTAAGTGTGTTCCTGTTAGACCTGGACAGCTTGTTTTTGTGACTCTCAAAACGATTCCCAACTACTGTAAGGCTATGTGGACACAAAGACACCTTGTTCCTG AATGCAGTCACGAAGGTATCAAAGATGAAATTACAGAGTGCATCA CTGGGAAGCTGGCGTACGCTGTAGATAAAGCCAGGAATATGTTAACAGTGAAAGTTACTGATGCTCCTGAGAACACAGATTACAACCTCAGGCTCTGCCATAAACGCAATGTCATCTGTACTGGGGAAGGGGCGCAGAGAACG ATAAAACCACAATACCTAGAGAGTAGCATAACACTTCATTATTCCAAACCATTGCCCTGTTTGTGCATTGAG GGTTGGCCTGCTAGAGTAGATGCACGGAGAGTTCAAGTGTGTCCATTTAAAAACA ATTTAGAAGAACTGTGGTCTGGGATAACCTATGACCTCAATAAGGAAGAGCTGATATGGGAGCCACTGTGTCCTGTCAAAGTGTCAGTTTCTCTGTGCCATGCCGATGGAGGGAAAAGCTGCCAAGACCTTGGAAATGTTTTTCATTCGGAGGGGCAAAAA GCGATATTCTCCTCCGTGGATCCACACCCAATGCTTTGCACGAAG TTTACCACTGAAGTGGGGACATGGATAAAGTGTCCTTTTGCCAAAGGAAATTTCTCAG TCTGGACAGCAAAGGTTACATCCAAAGATGGTCAGCAGTGGGCAGAGATTTCAACATGGGTCAAAGCCAGCTTCTCCATTTCTGTCTGTGAGATGAATCCCTCCCCTCAGTGTAAACAAATCGAGGGAAACAAATTCCAAAGCTTTTCAGTG GACAAAATGAAGCACACAGATTTCAACTTGTCTAAAAGTGCATGCGAAGTGTGTGTCTGCATCAAG GTCCAGAGGGTAGATGTACGCTTTTCAGTCCCTGTACTTCAGTGCGACTTGCAGTGTTGTAAGTACATATGTAAAGGTGATAAGATTGCTGCAGAGGCTACTTTTGAAATTGTAGCTTGTTAA
- the LOC109106435 gene encoding putative interleukin-17 receptor E-like isoform X2, which yields MDSTGRNQDCAWSCSEGLQCKPRAYSPLSAFHCRNQAVSSAVFNNVMLSNVLACEGRKCSLQLKIAASVNVTGDIRGVSVCADSAGMIGHCQIYTFGNVGKGKATGKQVDVQFKCVPVRPGQLVFVTLKTIPNYCKAMWTQRHLVPECSHEGIKDEITECITGKLAYAVDKARNMLTVKVTDAPENTDYNLRLCHKRNVICTGEGAQRTIKPQYLESSITLHYSKPLPCLCIEGWPARVDARRVQVCPFKNNLEELWSGITYDLNKEELIWEPLCPVKVSVSLCHADGGKSCQDLGNVFHSEGQKAIFSSVDPHPMLCTKFTTEVGTWIKCPFAKGNFSVWTAKVTSKDGQQWAEISTWVKASFSISVCEMNPSPQCKQIEGNKFQSFSVDKMKHTDFNLSKSACEVCVCIKVQRVDVRFSVPVLQCDLQCCKYICKGDKIAAEATFEIVAC from the exons ATGGACAGCACTGGGAGGAACCAGGACTGTGCTTGGAGTTGTTCTGAG GGTCTGCAGTGTAAACCCAGAGCTTACT CTCCACTGTCAGCATTTCACTGCAGGAATCAGGCTGTTAGCAGCGCCGTGTTCAATAATGTGATGTTGTCTAATGTGTTAGCGTGTGAGGGGAGGAAATGTTCACTCCAGCTCAAAATCGCAGCATCAGTGAATGTTACTG GTGATATTCGTGGAGTTTCAGTGTGTGCCGACTCTGCAGGGATGATAGGACATTGCCAGATTTATACCTTTGGCAATGTTGGCAAAGGAAAAGCCACAGGAAAACAG GTTGATGTGCAGTTTAAGTGTGTTCCTGTTAGACCTGGACAGCTTGTTTTTGTGACTCTCAAAACGATTCCCAACTACTGTAAGGCTATGTGGACACAAAGACACCTTGTTCCTG AATGCAGTCACGAAGGTATCAAAGATGAAATTACAGAGTGCATCA CTGGGAAGCTGGCGTACGCTGTAGATAAAGCCAGGAATATGTTAACAGTGAAAGTTACTGATGCTCCTGAGAACACAGATTACAACCTCAGGCTCTGCCATAAACGCAATGTCATCTGTACTGGGGAAGGGGCGCAGAGAACG ATAAAACCACAATACCTAGAGAGTAGCATAACACTTCATTATTCCAAACCATTGCCCTGTTTGTGCATTGAG GGTTGGCCTGCTAGAGTAGATGCACGGAGAGTTCAAGTGTGTCCATTTAAAAACA ATTTAGAAGAACTGTGGTCTGGGATAACCTATGACCTCAATAAGGAAGAGCTGATATGGGAGCCACTGTGTCCTGTCAAAGTGTCAGTTTCTCTGTGCCATGCCGATGGAGGGAAAAGCTGCCAAGACCTTGGAAATGTTTTTCATTCGGAGGGGCAAAAA GCGATATTCTCCTCCGTGGATCCACACCCAATGCTTTGCACGAAG TTTACCACTGAAGTGGGGACATGGATAAAGTGTCCTTTTGCCAAAGGAAATTTCTCAG TCTGGACAGCAAAGGTTACATCCAAAGATGGTCAGCAGTGGGCAGAGATTTCAACATGGGTCAAAGCCAGCTTCTCCATTTCTGTCTGTGAGATGAATCCCTCCCCTCAGTGTAAACAAATCGAGGGAAACAAATTCCAAAGCTTTTCAGTG GACAAAATGAAGCACACAGATTTCAACTTGTCTAAAAGTGCATGCGAAGTGTGTGTCTGCATCAAG GTCCAGAGGGTAGATGTACGCTTTTCAGTCCCTGTACTTCAGTGCGACTTGCAGTGTTGTAAGTACATATGTAAAGGTGATAAGATTGCTGCAGAGGCTACTTTTGAAATTGTAGCTTGTTAA
- the LOC109106435 gene encoding putative interleukin-17 receptor E-like isoform X1: MKDLQLLLLLLILQNHKVHMDSTGRNQDCAWSCSEGLQCKPRAYSPLSAFHCRNQAVSSAVFNNVMLSNVLACEGRKCSLQLKIAASVNVTGDIRGVSVCADSAGMIGHCQIYTFGNVGKGKATGKQVDVQFKCVPVRPGQLVFVTLKTIPNYCKAMWTQRHLVPECSHEGIKDEITECITGKLAYAVDKARNMLTVKVTDAPENTDYNLRLCHKRNVICTGEGAQRTIKPQYLESSITLHYSKPLPCLCIEGWPARVDARRVQVCPFKNNLEELWSGITYDLNKEELIWEPLCPVKVSVSLCHADGGKSCQDLGNVFHSEGQKAIFSSVDPHPMLCTKFTTEVGTWIKCPFAKGNFSVWTAKVTSKDGQQWAEISTWVKASFSISVCEMNPSPQCKQIEGNKFQSFSVDKMKHTDFNLSKSACEVCVCIKVQRVDVRFSVPVLQCDLQCCKYICKGDKIAAEATFEIVAC, translated from the exons ATGAAAGATCTTcagcttcttcttctgcttctcaTCCTCCAGAACCACAAGGTCCATATGGACAGCACTGGGAGGAACCAGGACTGTGCTTGGAGTTGTTCTGAG GGTCTGCAGTGTAAACCCAGAGCTTACT CTCCACTGTCAGCATTTCACTGCAGGAATCAGGCTGTTAGCAGCGCCGTGTTCAATAATGTGATGTTGTCTAATGTGTTAGCGTGTGAGGGGAGGAAATGTTCACTCCAGCTCAAAATCGCAGCATCAGTGAATGTTACTG GTGATATTCGTGGAGTTTCAGTGTGTGCCGACTCTGCAGGGATGATAGGACATTGCCAGATTTATACCTTTGGCAATGTTGGCAAAGGAAAAGCCACAGGAAAACAG GTTGATGTGCAGTTTAAGTGTGTTCCTGTTAGACCTGGACAGCTTGTTTTTGTGACTCTCAAAACGATTCCCAACTACTGTAAGGCTATGTGGACACAAAGACACCTTGTTCCTG AATGCAGTCACGAAGGTATCAAAGATGAAATTACAGAGTGCATCA CTGGGAAGCTGGCGTACGCTGTAGATAAAGCCAGGAATATGTTAACAGTGAAAGTTACTGATGCTCCTGAGAACACAGATTACAACCTCAGGCTCTGCCATAAACGCAATGTCATCTGTACTGGGGAAGGGGCGCAGAGAACG ATAAAACCACAATACCTAGAGAGTAGCATAACACTTCATTATTCCAAACCATTGCCCTGTTTGTGCATTGAG GGTTGGCCTGCTAGAGTAGATGCACGGAGAGTTCAAGTGTGTCCATTTAAAAACA ATTTAGAAGAACTGTGGTCTGGGATAACCTATGACCTCAATAAGGAAGAGCTGATATGGGAGCCACTGTGTCCTGTCAAAGTGTCAGTTTCTCTGTGCCATGCCGATGGAGGGAAAAGCTGCCAAGACCTTGGAAATGTTTTTCATTCGGAGGGGCAAAAA GCGATATTCTCCTCCGTGGATCCACACCCAATGCTTTGCACGAAG TTTACCACTGAAGTGGGGACATGGATAAAGTGTCCTTTTGCCAAAGGAAATTTCTCAG TCTGGACAGCAAAGGTTACATCCAAAGATGGTCAGCAGTGGGCAGAGATTTCAACATGGGTCAAAGCCAGCTTCTCCATTTCTGTCTGTGAGATGAATCCCTCCCCTCAGTGTAAACAAATCGAGGGAAACAAATTCCAAAGCTTTTCAGTG GACAAAATGAAGCACACAGATTTCAACTTGTCTAAAAGTGCATGCGAAGTGTGTGTCTGCATCAAG GTCCAGAGGGTAGATGTACGCTTTTCAGTCCCTGTACTTCAGTGCGACTTGCAGTGTTGTAAGTACATATGTAAAGGTGATAAGATTGCTGCAGAGGCTACTTTTGAAATTGTAGCTTGTTAA
- the LOC109106435 gene encoding putative interleukin-17 receptor E-like isoform X3, with protein MKDLQLLLLLLILQNHKVHMDSTGRNQDCAWSCSEGLQCKPRAYSPLSAFHCRNQAVSSAVFNNVMLSNVLACEGRKCSLQLKIAASVNVTGDIRGVSVCADSAGMIGHCQIYTFGNVGKGKATGKQVDVQFKCVPVRPGQLVFVTLKTIPNYCKAMWTQRHLVPECSHEGIKDEITECITGKLAYAVDKARNMLTVKVTDAPENTDYNLRLCHKRNVICTGEGAQRTIKPQYLESSITLHYSKPLPCLCIEGWPARVDARRVQVCPFKNNLEELWSGITYDLNKEELIWEPLCPVKVSVSLCHADGGKSCQDLGNVFHSEGQKAIFSSVDPHPMLCTKFTTEVGTWIKCPFAKGNFSVWTAKVTSKDGQQWAEISTWVKASFSISVCEMNPSPQCKQIEGNKFQSFSV; from the exons ATGAAAGATCTTcagcttcttcttctgcttctcaTCCTCCAGAACCACAAGGTCCATATGGACAGCACTGGGAGGAACCAGGACTGTGCTTGGAGTTGTTCTGAG GGTCTGCAGTGTAAACCCAGAGCTTACT CTCCACTGTCAGCATTTCACTGCAGGAATCAGGCTGTTAGCAGCGCCGTGTTCAATAATGTGATGTTGTCTAATGTGTTAGCGTGTGAGGGGAGGAAATGTTCACTCCAGCTCAAAATCGCAGCATCAGTGAATGTTACTG GTGATATTCGTGGAGTTTCAGTGTGTGCCGACTCTGCAGGGATGATAGGACATTGCCAGATTTATACCTTTGGCAATGTTGGCAAAGGAAAAGCCACAGGAAAACAG GTTGATGTGCAGTTTAAGTGTGTTCCTGTTAGACCTGGACAGCTTGTTTTTGTGACTCTCAAAACGATTCCCAACTACTGTAAGGCTATGTGGACACAAAGACACCTTGTTCCTG AATGCAGTCACGAAGGTATCAAAGATGAAATTACAGAGTGCATCA CTGGGAAGCTGGCGTACGCTGTAGATAAAGCCAGGAATATGTTAACAGTGAAAGTTACTGATGCTCCTGAGAACACAGATTACAACCTCAGGCTCTGCCATAAACGCAATGTCATCTGTACTGGGGAAGGGGCGCAGAGAACG ATAAAACCACAATACCTAGAGAGTAGCATAACACTTCATTATTCCAAACCATTGCCCTGTTTGTGCATTGAG GGTTGGCCTGCTAGAGTAGATGCACGGAGAGTTCAAGTGTGTCCATTTAAAAACA ATTTAGAAGAACTGTGGTCTGGGATAACCTATGACCTCAATAAGGAAGAGCTGATATGGGAGCCACTGTGTCCTGTCAAAGTGTCAGTTTCTCTGTGCCATGCCGATGGAGGGAAAAGCTGCCAAGACCTTGGAAATGTTTTTCATTCGGAGGGGCAAAAA GCGATATTCTCCTCCGTGGATCCACACCCAATGCTTTGCACGAAG TTTACCACTGAAGTGGGGACATGGATAAAGTGTCCTTTTGCCAAAGGAAATTTCTCAG TCTGGACAGCAAAGGTTACATCCAAAGATGGTCAGCAGTGGGCAGAGATTTCAACATGGGTCAAAGCCAGCTTCTCCATTTCTGTCTGTGAGATGAATCCCTCCCCTCAGTGTAAACAAATCGAGGGAAACAAATTCCAAAGCTTTTCAGTG TAA